A region of Meleagris gallopavo isolate NT-WF06-2002-E0010 breed Aviagen turkey brand Nicholas breeding stock chromosome 29, Turkey_5.1, whole genome shotgun sequence DNA encodes the following proteins:
- the CCDC43 gene encoding coiled-coil domain-containing protein 43 yields LAARLEALGLDRAVYGAYIAGLLREEESEEERLEALRGVLAACLEEDLLNDVCREVVEKWSESQIVDAKEKKEDEVQAIASMMEKQARIIVKPKEISQEEKQRKAALLAQYANVTDEEDGDDEQDSSTATAVNIGSEKSLFRNTNVEDVLNARKLERELLRDEFQKKKEQDKLQREKDKLAKQERKEKEKKRTQKGERKR; encoded by the exons CTGGCGGCCCGGCTCGAGGCGCTGGGGTTGGACCGCGCGGTGTACGGGGCGTACATCGCGGGGCTGCTGCGGGAGGAGGAGAGCGAGGAGGAGCGACTGGAGGCGCTGCGCGGAGTGCTGGCGGCCTGCCTG GAAGAAGATCTCTTAAACGATGTTTGCAGGGAAGTTGTCGAGAAGTGGTCTGAATCTCAGATTGTTGAcgccaaagagaaaaaagaag ATGAGGTCCAGGCGATCGCCAGCATGATGGAGAAGCAGGCCAGGATCATCGTGAAGCCAAAGGAGATCTCgcaggaggagaagcagaggaagGCAGCCCTCCTGGCCCAGTATGCCAACGTGACAGATGAAGAGGA TGGCGACGATGAACAGGACAGCTCCACTGCGACAGCAGTAAACATTGGATCAGAAAAAT CCCTGTTCCGAAACACCAACGTGGAGGATGTCCTGAATGCCAGAAAGCTGGAGCGGGAGCTGCTGCGAGATGAgttccagaagaagaaggagcAAGACAAACTCCAGCGAGAGAAGGACAAGTTAGCCAAGCAGGAGcggaaggagaaggagaagaaaaggacaCAAAAAGGAGAGCGCAAGCGATAG
- the DBF4B gene encoding protein DBF4 homolog B, producing the protein MWQLGTVVRKGERKSCGTTDWWVSPLPGKPWSRSYMKAHRGACGVTESFLSKEVSCVVSSKKEAKRSRARAQAAKRSSVTSEDTKAQSSTPSSSKENHARPQQKPPDTALISRGRELLQKAMKNQDTCSGSSILANARLWGVQIVHVDEMLSYAQQLLRAASGARKQRTEARCPVSGQRAHTGKLKPPFLKVEDQSRQFRPFHHQFKSFPGLNLLAPKGFSPFEPPENLSNSFRARAVEGCKEEKSPQSTAVPKKKRGFCECCQETFEELQKHLQSPQHRCFALDDSHYALVDHVIAQLTNSITGQLPRVPLPCLTDEHLMPRAQCAAGAEVLTAVLGEERQQCEQGAVGLLSADPGPDTKGCSSRLPRNGVGNPTEAEGLSGSCPSGLSAEFRSATAAPSEPHRLLHAPPACRKRPLCPAQPTPLGKKPRVELRTDPTRCPVFLQTPQHNSTTAPRGFGMSSELDWDVPLLSTLPQDSRICSVDRDLLQRTHTSVRDSGYDSQLCLVLRRNSESDRSCRNCCAGSRAAFPPISDLFWQLD; encoded by the exons ATGTGGCAGCTGGGGACCGTCgtgagaaagggagaaaggaagagttGTGGAACCACAGACTGGTGGGTGTCACCTCTGCCTGGGAAGCCGTGGAGCAGATCCTACATGAAGGCACATCGAGGCGCCTGTGGG GTGACTGAGAGCTTCCTAAGCAAAGAAGTCAGCTGTGTGGTGTCCAGCAAAAAAGAAGCCAAGCGAAGCAGAGCCAGGGCTCAGGCTGCAAAGAGGAGCAGTGTGACCTCAGAGGATACGAAAGCCCAGAGCTCAACACCTTCCTCCTCCAAAGAGAACCACGCCAGACCTCAGCAGAAGCCACCAGACACC GCCCTGATCAGTAGGGgaagggagctgctgcagaaggcCATGAAGAATCAG GACAcctgcagtggcagcagcatcCTCGCCAACGCTCGCTTGTGGGGAGTCCAGATTGTGCATGTGGATG AAATGTTGTCGTAcgctcagcagctgctgcgtGCTGCCTCAGGAGCACGGAAGCAGAGGACAGAG GCACGGTGCCCCGTGTCTGGACAAAGAGCTCACACAG GAAAACTGAAGCCCCCTTTTTTGAAGGTTGAGGACCAGAGCAG GCAATTCCGGCCCTTCCACCACCAGTTCAAGAGCTTTCCTGGCCTCAATCTCCTGGCACCCAAGGGCTTCAGCCCCTTCGAGCCTCCAGAGAATCTCTCCAATTCCTTCAGGGCCAG GGCTGTGGAGGGCTGCAAGGAGGAGAAGAGCCCCCAGTCCACAGCAgtgccaaaaaagaaaaggggattTTGTGAGTGCTGCCAGGAGACATTCGAAGAGCTGCAGAAG cACCTGCAGAGCCCACAGCACAGATGCTTTGCCCTGGATGACTCTCATTATGCCTTGGTGGATCACGTCATCGCGCAGCTCACCAACAGCATCACAGGGCAGCTGCCCAG GGTGCCGCTGCCCTGCCTGACAGATGAACACTTAATGCCTCGAGCAcagtgtgctgcaggagctgaggtgctgacagcagtgctgggggaggagaggcagcagtgtgagcagggggctgtggggctgctgagcGCTGATCCTGGCCCCGACACCAAGGGGTGCTCCTCCCGTCTGCCCAGGAACGGGGTCGGTAATCCCACAGAAGCAGAGGGACTGAGTGGGAGCTGCCCTTCTGGACTGTCTGCTGAATTCAGGTCAGCAACTGCTGCTCCATCTGAACCCCACAGACTTCTGCACgcccctcctgcctgcaggaagcGCCCGCTGTGCCCTGCTCAGCCCACCCCCCTGGGGAAGAAGCCTCGAGTGGAGCTGAGGACCGACCCCACTCGGTGCCCTGTGTTCCTGCAGACCCCTCAGCACAACAGCACAACAGCTCCCCGTGGCTTTGGGATGAGTTCTGAGTTGGACTGGGACGTCCCACTGCTCTCCACGCTGCCCCAGGACAGCAGGATCTGCTCTGTGGACAGGGATCTGCTCCAGAGGACGCACACCAGCGTGCGGGACAGTGGCTACGACTCACAGCTCTGCCTGGTGCTGCGGCGGAACTCAGAGTCggacaggagctgcagaaactgctgtgcagggagcagagctgcctttcCCCCGATTTCAGACCTTTTTTGGCAGCTGGACTAA